The Prochlorococcus marinus XMU1408 region AAAAAGCCCTCATCTCATGAGGGCAAAATAAACTGCTGAAGGATCCCCATCACCCAGCTTTTCAAAAATAATAATCAAATCAATCAGATTAGGCAACATTAAAGCACCATATGTTTTATCTCGGGCTTAAATGAACACCATCTGTAGGGGGGGTTGATTTATATGGGAAATAGGGTTAGAAATAGTATCCCCATCACCCAGACCCGTAGGACACCATACCTAGGGTCTTTTTTATTTGAAAAGCTTTTATAGAGGGATTTCGTCAATATTAAGCATATAGGAACTGTGGAAAACTTTTGTTGTTTGAATGAATTAGCGAGCTATAAGAATATGTCCTTAGCTAAATCTTCGGAAAAATAGCTTATAAAGGTTTAGAGACGATTAATTGAAAAATCCTTCTCAATTAAGTAAAAAGGTTCTAAATCTCTTAATTGGTAGGAAAAAGACAATTGCGCGAAAGAAATTAAATCTATCTAATAAATCCAGTTGAAATCTTTATGTGATTACACAAAATGATTGATCTCAAAAGAAATAGCAAAAAAGAACCAATTGAAGCCACAGGCCTTCGAAGTCGTAAGTCTTCTCTCTATAAGCCAAATCAACAAGAAGATTTCAAAATTAGTAGAGGTCGTTTCTCAAATTTTCTGACGTGTCAAAGGTGCTTTTATCTCGATAGGGTACGAGGTCTTGATCCTCCAGGGACACCAGGTTGGACTCTCAATGAAACCACTGACCTATTACTAAAAAAAGAATTTGACGATTGCAGACAAAAGCAGGTTCCACACAGAATATTTGCATCTAATGGACTATCTCATGTTGTTCCATTTGATCATCCTGAAATAGATAACTGGAGAAACTCACTTCATCGGGGACTAATGCATCGTTACAAGGATACCGGAATAATTTTGACTGGAGGTGTAGACGATATTTGGCAAGACACTATTACAAGACAACTAATAATTGTGGATTACAAATCACAAGCTAAAAACGGACGAATTGATAAGAAAGATTATTTAGAGGATCCTTTTCACGAGGCCTATAAAATTCAAATGGACTTTTATGCTTACTTACTCTCGGGAATGGGTTTTAGTGTTCATCCAATATCATATTTTCTAGTATGCAATGCAAAAAGGGATGAAGATGAATTTAATAAGACCATGCGTTTTGATGAATATCTTGTTCCCTACAAATGGAGTAATGATTGGATAGAGAGTCGACTAGATGAAATGGTCACACTAATGAATCAATCAGAGATTCCAGAATCAAATCCTTCATGCAAGAACTGCGCCTATGCAGATCAATATTCGAAAATACTATTTTCAGGAAATTCAAGTAAAAAAGAAATTACACAAGGAACTTTGCCATTATTTTAAGAACGCTAATAGTTTTAAAAATGATTCTGATCAAAAAGCGTCTAAAGGATTAATGGGATGTGCGGAAGATATCAGCTATTAACAAAATTTATGAATTTACCAGATCTTTTAAAAAAAGATGTGCCAAGGGGATTGAGTCAAAATTATGAACCACAAATATTAATCAAACCAGGTTCTCCAATTCTTGTTCTTAAGAATGAAGGCAAGACACAAACATCCATAATGCTATGGGGGTTTATATCTGAGTGGAGTAAAGACCCTTTTGACAACACAAGGCCAAAGCCATTTAACGCGAGATCAGAAAGTGTTGAAGAGAAGAAACTTTTTCGTGCAAGCTGGAGGCATAAGAGATGTTTGATACCAGCCAGTGGTTTTCTAGAAAAAGGTCAGCTAATAGGTAGAAAAGATTCTCAAACTTTCTGGTTAGGAGGACTATGGAATCGATGGATGTCTAAAGAAGGATGTGAAATAGAGAGCTGTTGTGTGCTAACGACCGAACCAAATGATTTAGTCAAACAATTTCATAACCGTATGCCCGTTATTATTCCAAATGGACTAGAAGAAGAATGGATCTCTTCAGTGAAAAATGCTCAAGACCTTAAAGCTCTAAAACCGCTAATGACTAAATGGGACCCAGAAGAATGGACAGCCGAGCCAATATACAAACCTAATGCCGACCAATTATCCTTCCTATAAAATCAAGACAAAAAAAGGGCTTATGCAAGCCCTTTTATAGATTTTATAAGATCAGGACTTCAATGATCGTGATGCACTTCTGCCGAGCTAGGCATTTCATGGGCAGAAGACAATTTCTTCAATGATTGAGATCCACAAATAGCAGACAGAGCAATCACAACCAAGGATGCAGTGCTTAACAACTGAAGCACTATCGGGAGATGTGAATTAATTCTTTCTCTAAAGGTAGTCATTTGGGAAGTTAATTAACACTCTATTCAAACAAAAAGAATAAGCACCGTCCATAGCTTGAATATTATGAACTAAATAGCTAAAAGCAAAAAAATAAGCATAAATAAATTTAGTCCTACTGTTAAGAGTGATGTACTTGGTTTAAATTCATTAGCCAAAACTAGGGACTCACTCTCTTATTGATTTCTAATGATGACCTAAATATTTAAAAGTCTCATGAGATACATAATGAAAAATTAGATATTGAAAGAAAGCACATGAATAAATAAATGTACAAATAAGCCAATACTCAACTCAAAACTACTCATGGCTGAAAAATTAATAAAGCCTAAAAACCACTAGACGTCAGATATCTGATTAAAATTACCAAAACAAAATTAATTGTAATGGACGCAAATAAAATGGATCTTCCTTCTCTAGACAAACTTAAAGAATTAGAAAAAAGCGCAAGAGTAGATGGGAGTGGTATTGAATTTGACTCTCTGTTAGGACTGTGGAAATTTAATTCAGTATGGAAGCAGGGGTCAGATACAGAAGACACGATTTCAAGCACATTGCTACAGGTTCTTTCAGCCAATCTAGAGTTGAAGAAAGATACACAGAATCCAGAAGAAGAGAAATTTACTATCGCCAACGCAATTAAATTTGGATTACTAACCCTGATATTCAGTGGCTACGCAAATTTAGAAAGGAAGCAGCCATTATTACCCTTTTCTTTTGATTGCATTCAAATAAAATTAGCTTCATTAACTATTCTAAAGAGATCTCTACCGGCACCGGATCAAAAGAAGAGGCCTTTTTTTGCATTAATTGCTATCGACCCAAATGGTAAATGGTTGTCAGCAAGGGGGAAGGGTGGAGGACTTGCCCTATGGGTAAAAGATAAATAAGCTACCGTCTTTGAAATACCCTTAAATATTTTGTTCAGAAAATTCTTTTAAGAATATTTTTAATATCCAATATCTCCGTACATAAATAAATAAGCAAATGTTAGATAGACGTAGTGACATCAAGCGAGAACTTTATTTCTTAGAGAAATTCTATCAATAGAATTTGGATGCTCTCGAACAAATTTATTGAACTCAATAGCTAACTGTCTAGCTTCAAAAGCATCAATGGCATAAAAGCCTAACTCATGTCTTTTGTTAGCTAAATCTCTGTAGCTAACAGCATATCTTTTGCAGGATGTAATCGGTCTTGAAGACAATTTTTTAAATATCAATTAACTACATCCTAAAAACAACAAAATAGTTCTGAAAGAAATCTACCGAACAATTTGGGATAGGAAACCGAATATAAAAAGACATAATGCTTTTGACCAATTAGATGCCAAATAATATCTGAACTAAATTCTTAAGGCGATCGTCGTAACCAAATTTTAGCTAAATTGCATTTTTAAAATTGTATAAATTTTAAAAGACTTGAAAAATACTAAGCACTAAATATTCAAATATTAGAAAATCTAATTACATTAATAATTTTTACTTTATAGATTTGGTATTTCTCCCTACATACATACATTAAGTAAAAAGGTAACTTTAAAAAAATTATTCAATTAATTAAAGTTATGACTTTAGATATTTACAAAGCGATTGTCAAAGCCTCCGAGCAAGGGAATTTATGGGGACTCAAACGAACTGATTACTAACTATGTTTAAATTCACCAAATTTAAGTTTATTCAACTCATTATATTATGGAATCTACCAATCCTAATTTTATTTATAGGAATAATCTCAATACCCATGGAATTATCTGATTCAATTTCAATTTTTTAACAACTCAGATCTCTACACAAAAAAATTTCTTTTTGGTAGAGACATAATTAATCAATAAGTGTAATAATTAAAATCTAGATATGCACTATTTTTAAACAGCTTAAATGGCTAGAAATAGTAAAAATCTGGTATTTGATCTATGGCGATTCGATAAGTACACGACCCGTGTTTGATTAAGCAGCTTTAAACTGAACACTACTGTTGTCGGTCCATGTCCAAGCAGACTTCTCCATTGTAGATAGATCGACTCTGTGGCTCGCCATCCAGTCTCCATTGGCTTCTATAAATTTCTCAATATTCCCCTCTGGGTGCTGATGTATAACAATTATTTTTTGAGGGTCATCATCACTACACCCTCTGTACAAAGGCTGAATATTAAACTCTCTATGCCTTCTGGTAGCTTCTTTGCTGTCGAAGATTGCAGCCCACTCATCAAAGGTGCTTTCAACCTTAAAAGTAAAAACTGAGGTGACAGTAGAAGACATCTAAAATCTTTAATATGGGCAAACGATACCAAAACAAAACAAAACTAACTAACAGTTGTTGTAAAAACTAGATAAATAAGAAAACTTTCTGCTAGAAATAGCTGATGCAGATACCAAGAAAAACCCTCAAACGAATCATCAACTTAATTGTTGTTCTAATCTGTGCCATTGTTGGATTCATCAAAGTAAAGCACCCATTTAGTTATTTAATTGGAGTCCCTGTTACAAGTTGGGTCGTTTATCTTTTATGTAATGCTATGTGCACAGATATTCTTTTTGGAGAAACATTAGGTTGTTCAGAAAAAAGTATTAACAAGGAGAAATAAGCTAACTACGAATTAAAACTTTCTCAATCAGTGAAGAGAACCAGATATCCATAACATGAAAAGTACTTACAAAGACAAACTCAAGTTAAGATAACGAATTAATCATAAAATTAATCTTGACCACTCAACATAACAAAATGATATTCGCTTTACTAAGTTGGAAATAATCTTTCTTTTAGCTGAATTAATACCATGTCTTTTAATAGGTTATTTACTAGGACGATTTAAAAAAGATTTTTCCCTAACGATATCTCGTCCTTTAATGAACTATGGAATTCCTATCAGCCTGATGGGGATATTACTTAAGTCTGGCCTTGAATTCCCTTTGATACAATCTGCGGCTTTAGCACTCGTAGCTATTGGCTTTTTAATGACTCTATTAAATTGCCTTCCTGGTATAAAAAACTTAATCCCAAACAGATCTCTTCAACTAGGTAGTGCATTTGGAAATACAGGTTATTTCGGAATACCAGTTTCACTAGCACTGCTTCCAAATCATGCTTTGATTTACAGCATAGGTTTTGACCTTGGTGCGACATTAGTAATTTGGAGTATCGGTCCAATACTGCTAACAGACCCTTCAAAAGTTTTAAGTTCTAATAGATATTGGCAGAATTTCATAAAAGCAATCTTTAGAAGCCCTGCTGTAAAAGGACTGATTGGCGCATTAATTGTTCATTCATCACCATGGAATGAACAATTAACAGCCTTACTTTGGATACCTTCAAGGGTTGTAATTGTTTTAGCACTTGTAATCGTTGGAATGCGTTTAAGTTGGTTGAGGAAAGCAAATCTCTCAAGAATAAAAATCCAAATAGCATCCATAAAAAATGCTTTAATCATGAAACTGGTTGGATTGCCAGTCATTATGTTGATCATTTCCTCAGCGATCAGATTACCCAACGTCGTGCGAGAGGCTTTAGTACTTCAATCAGCTGCGCCAACAGCAATATCTGTCTTACTAATATCCCAAGCAGCGTCAAGAGATGAAGAGGATGCCACATCGCTTGTTGTCTTAAGTACAATCATCGCGCTCATA contains the following coding sequences:
- a CDS encoding PD-(D/E)XK nuclease family protein translates to MIDLKRNSKKEPIEATGLRSRKSSLYKPNQQEDFKISRGRFSNFLTCQRCFYLDRVRGLDPPGTPGWTLNETTDLLLKKEFDDCRQKQVPHRIFASNGLSHVVPFDHPEIDNWRNSLHRGLMHRYKDTGIILTGGVDDIWQDTITRQLIIVDYKSQAKNGRIDKKDYLEDPFHEAYKIQMDFYAYLLSGMGFSVHPISYFLVCNAKRDEDEFNKTMRFDEYLVPYKWSNDWIESRLDEMVTLMNQSEIPESNPSCKNCAYADQYSKILFSGNSSKKEITQGTLPLF
- a CDS encoding AEC family transporter, giving the protein MEIIFLLAELIPCLLIGYLLGRFKKDFSLTISRPLMNYGIPISLMGILLKSGLEFPLIQSAALALVAIGFLMTLLNCLPGIKNLIPNRSLQLGSAFGNTGYFGIPVSLALLPNHALIYSIGFDLGATLVIWSIGPILLTDPSKVLSSNRYWQNFIKAIFRSPAVKGLIGALIVHSSPWNEQLTALLWIPSRVVIVLALVIVGMRLSWLRKANLSRIKIQIASIKNALIMKLVGLPVIMLIISSAIRLPNVVREALVLQSAAPTAISVLLISQAASRDEEDATSLVVLSTIIALISIPAWLMILRL
- a CDS encoding SOS response-associated peptidase; its protein translation is MCGRYQLLTKFMNLPDLLKKDVPRGLSQNYEPQILIKPGSPILVLKNEGKTQTSIMLWGFISEWSKDPFDNTRPKPFNARSESVEEKKLFRASWRHKRCLIPASGFLEKGQLIGRKDSQTFWLGGLWNRWMSKEGCEIESCCVLTTEPNDLVKQFHNRMPVIIPNGLEEEWISSVKNAQDLKALKPLMTKWDPEEWTAEPIYKPNADQLSFL
- a CDS encoding DUF3764 family protein — encoded protein: MSSTVTSVFTFKVESTFDEWAAIFDSKEATRRHREFNIQPLYRGCSDDDPQKIIVIHQHPEGNIEKFIEANGDWMASHRVDLSTMEKSAWTWTDNSSVQFKAA